One genomic window of Pseudoxanthomonas sp. includes the following:
- a CDS encoding ATP-binding cassette domain-containing protein, whose translation MSSISLDIRRGEVFGFIGHSGAGKSSLIRLINGLESATSGTVTVDGEAVGRLDATALRVLRRRIGMIFQHFNLLSSQRVRDNVAFPLRLAGLPEQQIKARVSELLARVGLESHADAFPAQLSGGQKQRVGIARALATQPSILLCDEATSALDPQTTASVLDLLAELNRELGLTIVLITHEMEVIRRICDRVAVLDQGRIVETGPVSEVFLNPQHPTTRRFVQESEPSPEAGIASNATAHAGRIVRITVLGADVDQPLLSEVVKHTGVDVSVLSGRVHRIKDVPYSQLVLKVSGQQVDAALQQLAALGARVEEVGA comes from the coding sequence CTGTCTTCGATCAGTCTGGACATCCGCCGCGGTGAGGTCTTCGGCTTCATCGGTCATTCGGGCGCGGGGAAGTCCTCGCTGATCCGCCTGATCAACGGGCTGGAATCGGCGACGTCAGGCACGGTGACGGTGGACGGCGAAGCAGTCGGCCGTCTCGATGCGACCGCGCTGCGCGTGCTGCGGCGCCGGATCGGCATGATCTTCCAGCATTTCAACCTGCTGTCGTCGCAGCGCGTGCGGGACAACGTGGCGTTTCCGCTGCGGCTCGCCGGCCTGCCGGAACAACAGATCAAGGCGCGCGTGTCCGAACTGCTTGCCCGCGTGGGCCTGGAGAGCCATGCCGATGCCTTTCCCGCGCAGCTCTCCGGTGGACAGAAGCAGCGCGTGGGGATTGCGCGTGCCCTGGCGACGCAGCCGAGCATCCTGCTGTGCGATGAGGCGACCAGCGCACTGGACCCGCAGACGACGGCATCGGTGCTGGACCTGCTGGCCGAACTCAACCGCGAGCTTGGCCTGACCATCGTGCTGATCACCCATGAGATGGAAGTCATCCGCAGGATCTGCGACCGGGTGGCCGTGCTGGACCAGGGGCGCATCGTGGAAACCGGCCCGGTGAGCGAGGTCTTCCTGAATCCGCAGCACCCGACCACGCGCCGGTTCGTGCAGGAGTCCGAGCCTTCGCCCGAGGCAGGCATCGCCAGCAACGCCACTGCGCACGCGGGCCGGATCGTGCGGATCACCGTGCTGGGTGCCGATGTCGACCAGCCGCTGCTCAGCGAAGTCGTCAAGCACACTGGCGTCGATGTCTCGGTGCTGTCGGGCCGGGTGCACCGGATCAAGGACGTGCCGTATTCGCAGCTGGTCCTGAAGGTGTCCGGCCAGCAGGTCGACGCCGCCTTGCAGCAGCTCGCCGCGCTTGGCGCCCGGGTCGAGGAGGTGGGCGCATGA
- a CDS encoding methionine ABC transporter permease, translating to MSFFQHLDAGKWIEILAATRDTLIMLAASLPLTLAVGLPLGVALYLTGSSQPTSRPWVNRGVSFVINVLRSVPFIILMICMIPLTLLVMGTSLGVRGAILPLVVGAAPFYARLVEGALSEIDKGVVEASLAMGATTRQLVFRVLLPEATPGLIGGATVTAIALVGFTAMGGAIGSGGLGDLAYREGYLRSHTDVALVTVVLLLILVQLFQFVGERMAARYSHR from the coding sequence ATGAGCTTTTTCCAGCACCTTGACGCGGGCAAGTGGATCGAGATCCTGGCCGCCACGCGCGACACGCTGATCATGCTGGCGGCCTCGCTGCCGCTGACCCTGGCGGTCGGCCTGCCGCTGGGCGTGGCGCTGTACCTGACCGGCAGCAGCCAGCCCACCTCGCGTCCCTGGGTCAACCGCGGCGTCTCGTTCGTCATCAACGTGCTGCGCTCGGTGCCTTTCATCATCCTGATGATCTGCATGATCCCGCTGACGCTGCTGGTCATGGGCACCTCGCTGGGCGTGCGCGGCGCGATCCTGCCGCTGGTGGTCGGTGCGGCGCCGTTCTATGCGCGCCTGGTCGAAGGCGCGCTCAGCGAAATCGACAAAGGCGTGGTGGAAGCCAGCCTGGCCATGGGCGCGACCACCCGGCAGCTGGTGTTCCGCGTCCTGCTGCCGGAAGCCACGCCCGGCCTGATCGGCGGCGCCACGGTGACCGCGATCGCGCTGGTCGGCTTCACCGCCATGGGCGGTGCGATCGGTTCCGGTGGCCTGGGCGACCTGGCTTATCGCGAAGGCTACCTGCGCTCGCATACCGACGTGGCACTGGTGACCGTGGTCCTGCTGTTGATCCTGGTGCAGCTGTTTCAATTCGTGGGTGAGCGCATGGCCGCCCGCTACTCCCATCGCTAA
- a CDS encoding MetQ/NlpA family ABC transporter substrate-binding protein: MKPRTSLLFLMAAGLSACGGGGAPASGSSHLSVAATAVPHAEILEVVKPILEKEGVQLDIKVFNDYVQPNDQVVQKQIDVNYFQTEPYLSAYNKDRGTQLVTLVGVHIEPFGAYSRRFKSLDALPQGADVVIPNDPSNNSRALILLDKAGLITLKDASNPLSTLRDITSNPKQLKFRELDSAMLPRVLDQVDLALINTNYALDAGLDPTKDALAIESRDSPYVNFLVGRADEKDDPRVLKLEKALTSPEVKAFIESKYKGAVVPAF; encoded by the coding sequence ATGAAGCCACGCACCTCCCTCCTGTTCCTGATGGCCGCCGGCCTGTCTGCCTGCGGTGGTGGTGGCGCGCCCGCGTCCGGCTCCTCGCACCTGAGCGTGGCGGCCACGGCCGTGCCGCATGCGGAAATCCTGGAAGTGGTCAAGCCGATCCTGGAAAAGGAAGGCGTCCAGCTGGACATCAAGGTCTTCAACGACTATGTCCAGCCCAACGACCAGGTCGTCCAGAAGCAGATCGACGTGAACTACTTCCAGACCGAGCCCTACCTATCGGCCTACAACAAGGACCGCGGCACCCAGCTGGTGACCCTGGTCGGCGTCCACATCGAACCCTTCGGCGCGTACTCGCGGCGCTTCAAATCGCTGGACGCCCTGCCCCAGGGCGCCGATGTCGTCATCCCCAATGATCCAAGCAACAACAGCCGCGCGCTGATCCTGTTGGACAAGGCGGGCCTGATCACGCTGAAGGATGCGTCCAACCCGCTGTCCACGTTGCGCGACATCACCTCCAACCCCAAGCAGCTGAAGTTCCGTGAGCTGGACTCGGCGATGCTGCCGCGCGTGCTGGACCAGGTGGACCTGGCCTTGATCAACACCAATTACGCGCTGGATGCCGGCCTGGACCCGACCAAGGATGCCCTGGCGATCGAAAGCCGCGACTCGCCGTACGTGAATTTCCTGGTGGGCCGCGCCGATGAGAAGGACGATCCGCGCGTGCTGAAACTGGAAAAGGCGCTGACCAGCCCGGAAGTCAAAGCCTTCATCGAATCCAAGTACAAGGGCGCCGTCGTCCCGGCGTTCTGA
- a CDS encoding DPP IV N-terminal domain-containing protein produces MPTPLPATPLTLDAITGDKPLSGPTLLKPTLSPDGTRVAYLRGRDDERYRLDLWEYHLASAQHRLLVEASAVLSGEETLSQEEQARRERQRIAAYRGIVDYQFSPDGQRLLFPLGGELYLFDLGGSGADAVRRLTHGEGFATDAKLSPAGGFVGFIRARNLWVIDLADGTQVQLTFDGSAVIGNGVAEFVADEEMARHTGYWWAPDDSAIAFARIDESGVPVKQRHEVHADRTVVVEQRYPAAGEPNVQVRLGVIAPRAGAATQWITLGEEADIYLARVDWRDPQHLTFQRQSRDQQTLALIEHRLQDNVQHTLLTEHAKTWVPLHDALRFLEDGGFVWASERSGFLHLYRCSEDGRTQTALTSGAWPVDALLAIDQAAGLVYFSAGLDDGLPAPRQMQLFAVPLAGGPIRQLSRDTGMHAASFARDAQVYVDSWSSTTVPPQLTLHRADGERLATLIANDLDDPAHPYAPYRDAQRPLAFGTLIAADSSTPLHYSLLTPPGFDPTKRYPVVVYVYGGPAAQTVTDSWAGRADALFNQYLAQQGYVVFSVDNRGTPRRGRDFGGALYGCQGTVEVADQLAGVDFLKRQPWVDATRIGVYGWSNGGYMTLMLLGQAPQVYACGIAGAPVTDWALYDTHYTERYMDHPQANADGYANASVFTHAAGIAPDALLLLHGMADDNVLFSNATRLMSTLQAAGTPFELMTFPGARHGLQGTDLHYRYRLTEAFLARRLKS; encoded by the coding sequence ATGCCCACTCCACTACCCGCCACGCCCTTGACCCTCGACGCCATCACCGGCGACAAGCCGCTGAGCGGACCGACGCTGCTGAAGCCGACGCTGTCGCCCGACGGCACGCGCGTGGCTTACCTGCGCGGCCGCGACGACGAGCGCTATCGGCTGGACCTGTGGGAGTACCACCTGGCCAGCGCGCAGCATCGGTTGCTGGTGGAAGCCTCGGCCGTGCTGTCCGGCGAGGAAACCCTGAGCCAGGAAGAACAGGCGCGCCGCGAGCGCCAACGCATCGCGGCCTACCGCGGCATCGTCGATTACCAGTTTTCACCGGATGGGCAGCGCCTGTTGTTTCCGCTGGGCGGCGAGCTGTACCTGTTCGATCTTGGCGGCAGCGGCGCCGATGCCGTGCGTCGACTCACCCATGGCGAAGGCTTCGCCACCGACGCCAAGCTTTCGCCCGCGGGCGGCTTTGTCGGCTTCATCCGCGCGCGCAACTTGTGGGTGATTGACCTGGCCGACGGCACCCAGGTGCAGCTGACTTTCGATGGCAGTGCGGTGATCGGCAACGGCGTGGCCGAGTTCGTCGCCGACGAAGAGATGGCCCGGCACACCGGTTACTGGTGGGCGCCGGATGATTCGGCCATCGCCTTTGCGCGCATCGATGAATCCGGAGTGCCAGTGAAACAGCGGCACGAGGTGCATGCCGACCGCACGGTCGTGGTGGAACAGCGTTACCCGGCCGCTGGCGAGCCCAACGTGCAGGTGCGACTGGGCGTGATCGCCCCGCGTGCCGGCGCCGCGACGCAGTGGATCACACTGGGCGAAGAGGCCGACATTTACCTGGCGAGGGTGGACTGGCGTGATCCGCAACACCTGACCTTCCAACGCCAGTCGCGCGACCAGCAGACGCTGGCACTGATCGAACATCGCCTGCAGGACAACGTGCAGCACACGCTGCTGACCGAACATGCGAAGACCTGGGTGCCGCTGCACGATGCGCTGCGTTTCCTCGAGGACGGAGGCTTTGTGTGGGCCTCCGAGCGTAGCGGCTTCCTGCATCTGTATCGCTGCAGCGAAGACGGCCGCACGCAGACCGCGCTGACATCGGGCGCCTGGCCGGTGGATGCGCTGCTGGCCATCGACCAGGCCGCCGGCCTGGTGTACTTCAGCGCCGGGCTGGACGACGGCCTCCCGGCGCCGCGCCAGATGCAGCTATTCGCCGTGCCACTGGCCGGCGGCCCGATCCGCCAGCTGTCGCGGGACACGGGCATGCACGCCGCCAGCTTCGCGCGCGATGCGCAGGTGTACGTGGACAGCTGGTCCAGCACGACCGTGCCACCGCAGCTGACCCTGCACCGCGCCGATGGCGAACGGCTCGCCACCCTGATTGCCAATGACTTGGACGATCCCGCGCATCCATACGCGCCTTACAGGGACGCGCAACGTCCGCTCGCATTCGGCACGCTCATCGCCGCCGACAGCAGCACGCCGCTGCACTACAGCCTGCTCACGCCACCGGGCTTCGACCCGACCAAGCGCTATCCGGTCGTGGTGTACGTCTACGGTGGGCCGGCCGCGCAGACCGTCACCGACAGCTGGGCCGGCCGCGCCGATGCGCTGTTCAACCAGTACCTGGCACAGCAGGGCTATGTGGTCTTCAGCGTGGACAACCGCGGCACGCCGCGGCGCGGGCGCGACTTCGGCGGCGCGCTATACGGCTGCCAGGGCACCGTGGAAGTGGCCGATCAACTGGCCGGAGTGGACTTCCTCAAGCGTCAGCCATGGGTCGATGCAACGCGCATCGGCGTGTACGGCTGGTCCAATGGCGGCTACATGACGTTGATGCTGCTGGGACAGGCGCCGCAGGTCTATGCCTGCGGCATCGCCGGTGCACCGGTCACCGACTGGGCGCTGTACGACACCCACTACACCGAGCGTTACATGGACCATCCACAGGCCAACGCGGACGGCTATGCCAACGCCAGTGTATTCACCCATGCGGCGGGCATCGCGCCCGATGCGCTGCTGTTGCTGCACGGCATGGCCGACGACAACGTGCTGTTCTCCAATGCGACGCGGTTGATGAGCACGCTGCAGGCCGCCGGCACGCCGTTCGAGCTGATGACCTTCCCCGGCGCCCGGCACGGCCTGCAGGGCACCGACCTGCACTACCGTTACCGCCTGACCGAAGCCTTCCTGGCCCGCCGCCTGAAATCCTGA
- the hemB gene encoding porphobilinogen synthase gives MSYPAQRPRRMRHDDFSRRLMRENTLTTDDLILPVFVHEGEGRIPVPSMPGVERLSVDELLRVGEQALELGVPVLDLFGVPDPAAKTADGRVAWDENGIIQRAARALKSRFPELGLMTDQALDPYTTHGQDGLIDDTGYILNDDTIEALVKQSLSHAAAGVDILSPSDMMDGRIGAIRSALEGAGFIHTRIMAYSAKYASAFYGPFRSAVGSAGNLGKGNKFTYQMDPANLDEAMHEIALDLEEGADMVMVKPGMPYLDVLRRAKDTFKRPTFVYQVSGEYAMLKAAAANGWLDEQAVMMESLLGFKRAGADGILTYFAFDAAKLLRQR, from the coding sequence ATGTCTTACCCCGCCCAGCGTCCGCGCCGCATGCGCCACGACGATTTCTCGCGCCGCCTGATGCGCGAGAACACCCTGACCACCGACGACCTGATCCTGCCGGTGTTCGTGCACGAAGGCGAAGGCCGCATCCCGGTGCCGTCGATGCCGGGCGTGGAGCGGCTGTCGGTCGATGAGCTGCTGCGCGTGGGCGAACAGGCACTGGAACTTGGCGTCCCGGTACTCGATCTGTTCGGCGTGCCCGATCCGGCCGCCAAGACCGCCGACGGCCGCGTGGCCTGGGACGAGAACGGCATCATCCAGCGCGCCGCGCGGGCGCTCAAAAGCCGCTTCCCCGAACTGGGCCTGATGACCGACCAGGCGCTGGACCCGTACACCACGCATGGCCAGGACGGCCTGATCGACGACACCGGCTACATCCTCAACGACGACACCATCGAAGCGCTGGTCAAGCAATCGCTCTCGCATGCCGCCGCCGGCGTGGACATCCTCTCGCCCAGCGACATGATGGATGGCCGGATCGGCGCGATCCGCAGCGCACTGGAAGGCGCCGGCTTCATCCACACCCGGATCATGGCGTATTCGGCCAAGTACGCTTCGGCGTTCTATGGTCCGTTCCGCAGTGCGGTCGGCAGCGCCGGCAACCTGGGCAAGGGCAACAAGTTCACCTACCAGATGGACCCGGCCAACCTGGACGAGGCCATGCACGAGATCGCGCTGGACCTGGAGGAAGGCGCGGACATGGTGATGGTCAAGCCGGGCATGCCGTACCTGGACGTGCTGCGCCGGGCCAAGGACACCTTCAAGCGCCCGACCTTCGTCTACCAGGTCAGCGGCGAATACGCGATGCTCAAGGCGGCGGCCGCCAACGGCTGGCTGGACGAGCAGGCGGTGATGATGGAATCACTACTGGGCTTCAAGCGCGCCGGTGCCGACGGCATCCTGACCTACTTCGCCTTCGACGCGGCCAAGCTGCTGCGCCAGCGCTGA
- a CDS encoding thioredoxin family protein, which yields MRAIPTLAATLVLLGGCSQGAQSPPAAPVAATPAATAAAHDAQAGIAWRKGDVDDAFAEAVESGKPVLLYWGAVWCPPCNKLKATLFQEPDFIALTRNYIPVYLDGDLPGAQAWGERFGVKGYPTLIVLTPDKREITRLAGGSDTDRITAALTLAVGRRASVADILRTALAQPEALQPDDWKLLSDYGWEVDANHLAGADGPGAVFTALARQAPDEPLKRRFELLALADASSSKDAARPKPNPAQIRSLLQATLSSPEEVRTNFDLLSYRGPALVQLASPDAGEFEQLGAQLIGALQGSLKARGNDVDDQLGLLYTEIQLQRAQHPDAALPTALLDKVKASVAAADAGSKTPYQRQATISNAASLLDEAGDAAGAEALLTAELSQSHTPYYYMPDLADLAEKRGDTKAAVAWLRKAYESSEGPATRVQWGVLYVTGLIRLTPNDAAAIEQAASSVIGELDTQGAGYHQRTQQRFESLGKALTAWSDAHHGASTLAQLQTQMQRQCARPEAAGSDRAACEHWLRS from the coding sequence ATGCGCGCCATCCCCACGCTTGCCGCCACGCTTGTCCTGCTGGGAGGTTGCTCGCAGGGCGCCCAGTCGCCGCCTGCCGCACCGGTCGCGGCGACGCCGGCAGCGACTGCAGCCGCACACGACGCGCAGGCCGGCATCGCCTGGCGCAAGGGCGATGTCGACGACGCATTTGCCGAAGCGGTCGAATCCGGCAAGCCGGTCCTGCTGTATTGGGGCGCGGTGTGGTGCCCGCCCTGCAACAAGCTCAAGGCGACGCTGTTCCAGGAACCGGATTTCATCGCGCTGACCCGCAACTACATCCCGGTGTACCTGGATGGCGACCTGCCGGGCGCGCAGGCCTGGGGCGAGCGCTTCGGCGTCAAGGGCTATCCGACCCTGATCGTCCTGACCCCGGACAAGCGCGAGATCACGCGTTTGGCTGGCGGCAGCGACACCGACCGCATCACCGCCGCGCTCACGCTGGCGGTCGGGCGTCGCGCCTCGGTGGCTGACATCCTGCGCACGGCGCTGGCCCAGCCTGAAGCACTGCAGCCGGACGACTGGAAGCTGCTCAGCGACTACGGCTGGGAGGTCGATGCCAATCACCTCGCCGGTGCCGACGGCCCTGGTGCGGTGTTCACGGCGCTGGCCCGGCAAGCCCCGGACGAACCGCTGAAGCGGCGCTTCGAACTGCTGGCGCTGGCTGACGCATCCTCATCCAAGGATGCCGCGCGACCGAAGCCGAACCCGGCGCAGATCCGCAGCCTGCTGCAGGCCACGCTGTCCTCGCCGGAAGAAGTCCGTACCAACTTCGACCTGCTCAGTTACCGCGGCCCGGCGCTGGTGCAGCTGGCCAGTCCCGATGCGGGCGAGTTCGAGCAACTTGGCGCGCAGCTGATCGGCGCGCTGCAGGGCTCGCTCAAGGCGCGCGGCAACGATGTCGACGACCAGCTCGGCCTGCTCTACACCGAAATCCAGCTGCAGCGTGCGCAGCATCCGGACGCCGCGCTTCCCACCGCGTTGCTGGACAAGGTCAAGGCCAGCGTGGCCGCGGCCGATGCCGGATCAAAGACCCCTTACCAACGCCAGGCGACCATCAGCAACGCCGCCTCGCTGCTGGATGAAGCCGGCGATGCCGCCGGCGCCGAAGCCCTGCTCACCGCCGAACTCAGCCAGAGCCACACGCCGTATTACTACATGCCCGACCTGGCCGACCTGGCCGAGAAGCGCGGTGACACCAAGGCCGCCGTCGCGTGGCTGCGCAAGGCTTACGAGAGTTCCGAAGGTCCGGCCACGCGCGTGCAGTGGGGCGTGCTGTATGTGACCGGCCTGATCCGCCTGACGCCCAACGACGCCGCGGCCATCGAACAGGCCGCCTCGTCGGTCATCGGCGAACTCGACACCCAGGGCGCCGGCTATCACCAGCGCACCCAGCAACGGTTCGAGAGCCTGGGCAAGGCTTTGACGGCATGGAGCGATGCGCATCACGGCGCGAGCACGTTGGCCCAGCTGCAGACGCAGATGCAACGGCAGTGCGCCAGGCCAGAGGCTGCCGGCAGCGACCGGGCCGCATGCGAACACTGGCTGCGCAGCTGA
- the aroE gene encoding shikimate dehydrogenase, with protein MSRYALFGRSVSKSPSPQIHAAFARQAGIAMAYSAIDVEPEALDAALDAFVAGGGRGANITVPHKEAAFARCTALSERARKAGAVNTLRLDETQWYGDNTDGAGLIRDLTGRHGLDLRGRRTLLLGAGGAARGVAPALLDAGVRELVIVNRNPERADALADVLGEPARAHTRYWEDLANIGDFELVINATSAGRDDGVPLSLPFALCNDLTAAVDLNYGEVAIPFLAWARTAGLRTIVDGLGMLIEQAAESFEIWHGVRPETDAVYALLRAQTPEPKAA; from the coding sequence ATGAGTCGCTACGCCCTGTTCGGCCGCTCCGTTTCCAAGTCGCCGTCCCCGCAGATCCATGCCGCGTTCGCCCGCCAGGCCGGTATCGCGATGGCCTACAGCGCCATCGACGTCGAACCCGAAGCGCTGGATGCCGCGCTGGATGCCTTCGTCGCCGGCGGTGGCCGCGGCGCCAACATCACCGTGCCGCACAAGGAAGCCGCCTTCGCCCGCTGCACAGCGCTGAGCGAGCGCGCCCGCAAGGCCGGCGCGGTCAACACCCTGCGCCTGGACGAGACCCAGTGGTACGGCGACAACACTGATGGCGCCGGCCTGATCCGCGACCTCACCGGCCGCCACGGCCTGGACCTGCGCGGCCGCCGCACCCTGCTGCTGGGCGCCGGTGGCGCCGCGCGCGGGGTCGCCCCGGCCCTGCTGGATGCCGGCGTGCGTGAGCTGGTCATCGTCAATCGCAACCCGGAACGGGCCGACGCACTGGCCGATGTGCTGGGCGAACCCGCACGCGCCCACACCCGCTACTGGGAAGACCTGGCCAACATCGGCGACTTCGAACTGGTCATCAACGCGACGTCCGCCGGCCGCGACGACGGCGTGCCGCTGTCGCTGCCGTTCGCCCTGTGCAACGACCTGACCGCGGCGGTGGACCTGAACTACGGCGAGGTCGCGATCCCGTTCCTGGCCTGGGCCCGTACCGCCGGCCTGCGCACCATCGTCGATGGCCTGGGGATGCTGATCGAACAGGCCGCCGAGAGTTTCGAGATCTGGCACGGGGTGCGGCCGGAGACCGACGCGGTGTATGCGCTGCTGCGGGCGCAGACGCCGGAGCCGAAGGCGGCGTGA
- a CDS encoding glutathione binding-like protein, with the protein MIDLYYWPTPNGHKITLFLEEAGLDYTIKPIDIGKGDQFAADFLAISPNNKMPAIVDHAPADGGAAVSVFESGAILLYLAEKTGRFLPGDARARIEALEWLFWQVGGLGPMLGQNHHFNQYAPEKIPYAMDRYVNETRRLYGVLDKRLEGRAFLTGDDYSIADMAAYPWIVPHAKQQMDLVDFPNVQRWFEAIGARAATVKAYALASQVNPTLGAPLTDEQRRHMFGQQAK; encoded by the coding sequence ATGATCGACCTGTATTACTGGCCCACGCCCAACGGCCACAAGATCACCTTGTTCCTGGAAGAAGCCGGGCTGGACTACACGATCAAGCCGATCGATATCGGCAAGGGCGACCAGTTCGCCGCCGATTTCCTTGCCATTTCCCCCAACAACAAGATGCCGGCCATCGTCGACCACGCCCCCGCCGATGGCGGCGCAGCGGTCAGCGTGTTCGAATCCGGCGCGATCCTGCTGTACCTGGCGGAAAAGACCGGGCGATTCCTGCCTGGCGATGCGCGTGCGCGGATCGAAGCGCTGGAATGGCTGTTCTGGCAGGTCGGCGGACTGGGACCGATGCTGGGCCAGAACCATCATTTCAACCAGTACGCACCGGAAAAGATCCCCTACGCGATGGACCGCTACGTCAACGAAACCCGTCGCCTGTACGGCGTGCTGGACAAGCGCCTGGAAGGCCGCGCCTTCCTGACCGGCGACGATTATTCCATTGCCGACATGGCCGCCTATCCGTGGATCGTGCCGCACGCCAAGCAGCAGATGGATCTGGTGGACTTCCCCAACGTGCAGCGCTGGTTCGAGGCGATCGGCGCGCGTGCGGCCACGGTCAAGGCCTATGCCCTGGCATCGCAGGTCAATCCGACGCTGGGCGCGCCACTGACCGATGAGCAGCGCAGGCATATGTTCGGCCAGCAGGCCAAGTAA
- a CDS encoding NADP-dependent oxidoreductase codes for MAETNTRVVLASRPKGAPVPVNFRLETLAVPDPGPGEVLVRNLHLSLDPYMRGRMDDGPSYAAPVALGDVMQGRTVAQVLQSQRADLRPGDLVVAPGGWQTHAVLPAQTPVRPLDRNGPPLITALGVYGMPGFTAYAGLLEIGRPQPGETLVVAAASGPVGATVGQIAKLRGARTVGIAGGPDKCRYLRQIGFDVALDHRAPDFASALEAAVPGGIDIYFENVGGKVFDAVLPLLNDFARIPVCGTIASYNARGQAGAGPDRVPLLLSQILRQRLTVRGFIQTDLQHLFPQFLDDMGAWLQAGVIQHREDVVDGLDHAVEAFIGLLEGRNFGKLVIRLDPDAP; via the coding sequence ATGGCAGAAACGAACACGCGCGTTGTCCTGGCCTCCCGGCCCAAGGGCGCGCCCGTTCCAGTCAACTTCCGGCTCGAAACCCTGGCGGTCCCCGACCCGGGCCCCGGTGAAGTGCTGGTCCGCAATCTTCATCTTTCGCTCGATCCCTACATGCGCGGTCGCATGGACGATGGCCCCTCGTATGCCGCGCCGGTGGCGCTGGGCGATGTGATGCAAGGGCGGACGGTGGCGCAGGTGCTGCAATCGCAGCGCGCGGATCTGCGGCCCGGCGACCTGGTCGTTGCGCCAGGTGGCTGGCAGACCCACGCAGTGCTGCCGGCGCAGACGCCTGTCCGTCCGCTCGATCGCAATGGCCCCCCACTGATCACCGCGCTGGGCGTGTACGGCATGCCGGGCTTCACCGCCTATGCGGGCCTGCTGGAAATCGGTCGGCCGCAGCCCGGCGAAACCCTGGTCGTCGCGGCGGCCAGCGGCCCGGTCGGCGCCACGGTTGGGCAGATCGCCAAACTGCGTGGCGCGCGGACGGTCGGCATCGCCGGTGGGCCGGACAAGTGCCGCTACCTCAGGCAGATCGGTTTCGATGTCGCCCTGGACCACCGCGCGCCGGACTTCGCTTCAGCGCTGGAAGCGGCGGTCCCCGGCGGCATCGACATCTATTTCGAGAATGTCGGCGGCAAGGTCTTCGATGCAGTGCTGCCGCTGCTCAATGATTTCGCGCGGATCCCGGTGTGCGGCACGATCGCCAGCTACAACGCACGCGGCCAGGCCGGTGCCGGTCCCGACCGCGTGCCGCTGCTGTTGAGCCAGATCCTGCGCCAGCGCCTGACCGTGCGCGGCTTCATCCAGACCGATCTGCAGCATCTGTTCCCGCAATTTCTTGACGACATGGGCGCATGGCTGCAAGCCGGTGTGATCCAGCATCGCGAGGATGTGGTGGATGGCCTGGACCACGCGGTCGAGGCCTTCATCGGCCTGCTGGAAGGCAGGAACTTCGGCAAGCTGGTGATCCGGCTGGATCCGGACGCGCCGTAA